A stretch of DNA from Pan troglodytes isolate AG18354 chromosome 21, NHGRI_mPanTro3-v2.0_pri, whole genome shotgun sequence:
AATTATTACTGTTTCGGTTGGCTTTGATGAGATCCATTGACCTCAATTTTGTTTCAGGACCTGCTTCGCTGCCGTGTCCTGACTTCTGGAATCTTTGAGACCAAGTTCCAGGTGGACAAAGTCAACTTCCAGTAAGCCAACTGTTACCTTTTTATATAACAGAGATCATGGTTTCTTGACATTCACCCCAGTCCCTCTGGAATAACCAGCTGTCCTCCTCCCCACCAGCATGTTTGACGTGGGTGGCCAGCGCGATGAACGCCGCAAGTGGATCCAGTGCTTCAACGGTAGGATGCTGTGGGCTTGGCTGTTCGTAAAGAACGCTTTGCTTCTGTGTTGTTAGGGATCAGGGTCGCTGCTCACGCTCTTGGCTTTGCTCTCTTTGGTTAAGATGTGACTGCCATCATCTTCGTGGTGGCCAGCAGCAGCTACAACATGGTCATCCGGGAGGACAACCAGACCAACCGCCTGCAGGAGGCTCTGAACCTCTTCAAGAGCATCTGGAACAACAGGTTTGTGGAGTGACCGCCCACCCCCTGCGCTTGCCCAGGAGGCCCTGGTCTGCACTGTTTATAGAGAAGAACCCCGTGCAAGCATTCCAGACCCCTGGCCGAAAGCGCGCTTCTCCCAAGCATTCACACAGCCTCCCTTCTTGTAGATGGCTGCGCACCATCTCTGTGATTCTGTTCCTCAACAAGCAAGATCTGCTCGCTGAGAAAGTCCTTGCTGGGAAATCGAAGATTGAGGACTACTTTCCAGAATTTGCTCGCTACACTACTCCTGAGGATGGTGTGTATGGCTTCCACTCTTGCTGGCTGCTCATTGCGGTGGTTCTTTTTCAAACGGTCAGGCCGAAAACCCCcatccccctcccaccaccaAACCATAAAGGATCTATAAGAGAAGCAAGAAAAACGCACTCCCACTAATTCTCGTATGGAAAAATCAGGGTTTTGAAGACTTCAGGAGCTACAGAGATGCTAGCACCCCAGCTCTGCTTGaatttttaattacattaatATGTATTCCCTTTTTTTTATAGCTACTCCCGAGCCCGGAGAGGACCCACGCGTGACCCGGGCCAAGTACTTCATTCGAGATGAGTTTCTGGTGAGTCGAGCCTGTCTTTAGTTTCCTCTCTTGTTGCTCCTCTTTTTCTCATGGATGTAAATTTACTTAATTCCAAATTCAGGGGTTCAGCTACCCAGTTCCATGGTTTTAGTTCACGCACATCCAGTGTGGATTTGAGCTCTTTGTGCCCctccttttgcttttgttttcatatgACATCAGAGGCTGGCTGACAGCCGTCCCTGGTTGGTGTCCCCATCAGGGATAGGGTGGTTCCTGGCGAGGGTGTCACTGACAAGTCCCCTTGTTTGTGCCTGCAGAGGATCAGCACTGCCAGTGGAGATGGGCGTCACTACTGCTACCCTCATTTCACCTGCGCTGTGGACACTGAGAACATCCGCCGTGTGTTCAACGACTGCCGTGACATCATTCAGCGCATGCACCTTCGTCAGTACGAGCTGCTCTAAGAAGGGAACCCCCAAATTTAATTAAAGCCTTAAGCACAATTAATTAAAAGTGAAACGTAATTGTACAAGCAGTTAATCACCCACCATAGGGCATGATTAACAAAGCAACCTTTCCCTTCCCCCGAGTGATTTTGCGAAACCCCCTTTTCCCTTCAGCTTGCTTAGATGTTCCAAATTTAGAAAGCTTAAGGCGGcctacagaaaaaggaaaaaaggccaCAAAAGTTCCCTCTCActttcagtaaaaataaataaaataacagcagcaaacaaataaaatgaaataaaagaaacaaatgaaataaatattgtgttgtgcagcattaaaaaaaatcaaaataaaaattaaatgtgagcAAAGAATGATGGGACTCCCGTGAGTTATTTGTGGTTCTGAGCAAATTCCCGTCATTCATGGTTTTGATTTGGTCCTTACGTCAAAAGTTGGGAGGCCCCAAGGTGAAGTGGGTATAAAATCTCACCACTGTATGTTTTCTGGTGACCCTAATCTGTAGGTGTCTTGAAACAATTTGCAGACAATAGGAAAAGTCCACCCCTGTTCCTCCTAAATTTCACCCCATAGTGAACCACTATGCCCCAGTCACCTCTGCATTTTGATCATTGCCATCCTATCCAAAGATTCTACCAACAACTCACACCATTACGTCATCACACAGTTTGCCTGCTGACCCAGGCTTCCCAAGAAAAGTAGTGTATGTTTTGCTATAAGATAAGATAGGGACTAAATTATGTGGAGAAATAGAGGAACACAGTGTTTCAAATCAATGGGGTTATTCAAGAAATGGTGTAGCCATTTGGGGAAAATTTAGGCTGGATCCCTACCTCATTGCACACACCAAAATGAATTTGACATAAGTTGATCACATACATCTAAATAAAAGAGGTACTTTTTCAGGTggctattttataattaaaacctTGGGTTTTTAAAGGGCCTCTCTGCAGCATAACCTAAGACCTAAAGGCCATAAGGGGGTTGGGGATGACTATAAAAACGAAAATCACACTTAAAATTTGAATGGGGGAAGGGCCTGGGTCAGGTAGAAATTTTGACAAAGGGTTTACTTCCCTAATAAGCAAAGAGTTCTTATGAATTAATAAGCAAAACCATCAGGAAAATGGGCACAGTATATAAGCATGCAacttaaatacaaataataagcCTCGGGATATGTGGGACATCACTCATAAATATTCACCATAATtgggagtggggatgggggtCCACACTCACGGGTTGAAGTGTGGCTTATTTCTGAGGTCCTGTGGGTTCCCTAGACTTTCACCCCTACCCTTATCCCCCAAGGTGTAGTCTCATATGTGGTCACTTCCTGGGTGGCTTCcaggaagggtgggaggaagtGATCAGCATCAACGATGGTGCCCTCTGAAGCTGGCCAAATGGGACTTCAAGTTCATTCTGTAATCCAGGTCCCAAATCCACTTCCTATTCTAGTTTCCAGATCAAATTACTCTCACCCAAATTAATCATATAGTGTAGCTCACCAGAGGTGAGCGATGAGCCCCACGGGGGGCAGAAAAGTAGCAAATACCTGCATCTCCATCCAACTTTCACATAACATTCAGTCCACATGTGCTTGCTATGCAATTTTTAGTACAAAGCCCTCAAAAGCCCCCCAAATATAAAATCCAAGTAAAAATCGGGGCTTGCTATGCAAATACAGCTGAAAGACTAGCCCACAAGTTCCCATAATCCTCCAAAGCACCCCaaataaacacacataaaacCTGGACAGTGGCTATCAAGTGCAACCACAAGACCAGCGTGCCACACAAACATTCATCCAGGTAAAGGCTGTGCTCAGTGAAAATCAAGGTTGAACTCCAGCCCCTAGCTCCTCTTCCAAGATGGCTCCCTGTATGTCCCTTTTACATAGAAATTCTGGAACCTTCTTAGCATAATCCACATGAGATTGTCACAGCTCTAGCCACATATCcatcaaaattagaaaacacaaaattcCCAGGCCAGAGATGCCAAGGAAAATGATACCACAGAACCCCACCTTGTTGGTCATAACTGACAGAGACTTCATGGTATCTTCTAGAAGAAGGGCCACAAAAGTCACAGTTATCAGGTATCTACTAGTGCTAGCCATTACCCAATGGGATAGGTTCAGCTGCTATTTTGACAATGAGTAAAAGAGGCCCCGAGAGACCCCAAGAGACGTCTCTAGTGAGCAGGGAAGATGCGCTTCAAACTCAAGTAGCCAAAGGCCACTGCTTGGTCCCTACAAGATACTGTTGTCCTGGAAGAtgcaggagaaaagagaaaaaggtctCCTGGTGTTCTTCCCATGATGTCAGTTATCAGGAGTCCATGACCTGTGACCCCCATCGACCATGGGATTCCACAGCCAGGTGGGTGAGTGGGGCCTCTTCCCACAGACCGTGGCACTGGCCATACTCCTGCCTCCCTACCAGGTCAGGGCTTTGTCCCCACCAGTCACCCCGTTGCGTTTGAGACTTGCTTCCCTATGTTAGGCTTCATTGCtgctatttaaaacatttttgtttcccttttcccTCTGACCCTGGTGCCAAGCAAAACTTCTACAGAGCTATTTTCAAATCTAAATTTTAGgatcttcaaaaaacaaaaaattataaagactttcatttaaatctttgattacaagaagccattttaaaaaaaaaagatttttttaatctgaatgcctgtaatcccagcactttgggaggccgaggcgggcggatcacgaggtcaggagatggagaccatcctggccaacagggtgaaaccccctctctactaaaaatacaaaaaattagccgggtgtggtagcaggcacctgtagtcccagctactcaggaggctgaggcaggagaatggcgtgaacctgggaggcagagtttgcagtgagctgagatcgcaccactgcactccagcctgggcaacagagcaagagtccatctcaaaaaaaaaaaaaaaatttaatctgatGTTTAAATCTCTATTAAAGTGCAAAGCAACCTATTTTTCTAAAGGTAACGATTTGCACCACACTTTGTAGAGATGTGTAAACCAAATATTATAAATGACTATTCATTGACCTTTTGGATTGAACATGATAATAATAAACCATTAGGGCCCTTCACAGTATGAGAAGGGTCTAGAATTGGACAGAATTTTTATTTACCTCCACTTTTACTTAAATGTGCACAAAATTATGCACCCCAAAATGGCCACATCTGCATAGCCCTTCTATGTAGACCATGGTATCCTCTTATTATAGTACTTTCTTGGATGGCTTTGGTCATCTtttcactcaataaatacatagAGACTATGGGATCCATGCCAGCCAGTGGGAATCCTGATCTCATGGGGTTCATGTTCTAGCGAGACAGACACACacttactaaataaataataaaaagaattacagatggtgacaaaatctctgaaGCAATAAGCAGGATGCAGGCAGCGGGGAATGGGAGATATTTGAGGAGGGATTTCACTTTAGATGGAACAGCTAGGGAGGGCCTCTCTGATGTAGTACATTTTCTTCTGAGAATGTGAAGGATGAGAAGAAGCCAGCCATCAAGTACTAATAGCTAAcatcattatttaaaattgttattaaaacataattaatggccaggtgcagtggctcacacctgtaatcccagcactttgggagtccgaggggggcagatcacctgaggtcaggagttcgagaccatcctggccaacatggtaaaaccctgtctttactaaaaatacaaaaaattagtcaggcgtggtggcaggtgcctgtagtcccagctactcaggaggctgaggcaaggagaatcgggAGGCAAGGAGAATCTGcctccgggaggcagaggttgcagtgagctgagatcgtgccactgcactcccgcctggtgacagagcgagactctgtctcaataataataataataataataataataataataataataataataaacatttttggaggactttactatgtgccaggtactgttctacaCTCTGTATAtggatgatctcatttaatcctttcaaagcccTATTAAAAACCATCCCATCATTTGTACAACAGGTCCTATCCCATTGTGCAGTAGTTAGCTCAAACATGAAAAAGGTAAATCATATCTAAAGCATTGTGAATAATTTAAGCAAATTATGCTTTTTAATAAAGGTTACACTAAAAAGGTCATTGCAATAAGCACTTAATTTAAGTAATTGTTACACAGGTTCCTATTTCAGAGCTGGAGGACTTTGCATCTCTAGGATAATTTTCCCACATTAAAAAATGCATGCATATGCTATGAACAACAAGTCTTCtcattttgcctattttatttaccgtatcaGTTAAGAATGCAttcagctgcaagtaacagaatccTGACCCAGAGTGGCACAGACAAACAGAAGTTTATATCCACTTATCAAGAATTCTAGAGGTAGATGGTTCCTGTTATTTCAGCAGCTCATCAATGGCAGGACTAATGTGTCCACAATTCTCTTGGCTTCTCTCTCATGGTTGCAAGACAGTATCACAGTACAGCTGAaggcagaagaggaagggagagacaaCCCAAACTAATCTCTTTTGTCCTCTTTTTGTCAGTGTTTCATAGAGGCCTCTTCATTCATGCTTCACCATGTGAAATACACATAGATACCCAGCTATGTATGCGTACTTCGAAAAGTAAAAGTAACAGATAGAAAAgtatccctccctccttctctccttcctcgcctcccctccctccctcccttcctttccttccttccttccttcttctgtctttttagacagagtctcactctgttgcccaggctgaagtgcagtggcgtgatcttagtatgctgcaacctctacttcccaggtttaagcaattcttctgcctcagcctccagagtagctgggacgacagatGCCCACtgccacgcgcagctaattttttgtatttttagtagagatggggtttcaccacattggccaggctggtctcaaactcctgacctcaagtgatccacccacctcagcctcccaaaggactgcgattacaggcatgagccactgaacctggctgTATCTTTTCAATACCACtattatgcatacacacatagatagggattttattttttatttttatttttatttttgagatggagtttcgctcttgttgcccaggctggagtgcaacggcacaatcttcagtcactgcaacctccgcctcctgggttcaagcaattcttctgcctcagcctcccaaggagctagaattacaggcatgcgccaccacgcccagctaattttgtatttttagtagagttgaggtttcactatattggtcaggctggtctcaaactcctgaccccaggtgatccacccacctcggcctcccaaagtgctgggattccaggcgtgagccactgcgcccggttgAGAGGGATCTATAATTTCCTGTTGTATGCACCTTGATGGAGCATCTGAAAAAAACATATCCAATGCCTGTAGTTTTAAGGCTTAGGGAAGATATTAGGGGGAATAAAACCCTTTCAAATCATAAGAGAACAATTTGCATAATTCTACGTAAATAAGTTAGAAAGCCtagatgaaatagaaaatcatCCAAAAAAATACTTCTTACCAAAATTGACCCCAGCAGAGACATCATAAATCTAAGCTGACCAGTTACCATAGAAAAACACAAAGCACAGTGAGAGGCCTCCATGACAAAAGGCTCCAGACTCTCGCTGGGATGGGAAGCTAATGACAAGAAGGAAACATGAGGGAAACTTCTGGGGTGCTAGCAAGTTTCTATTCTTGATCTAAATGCTGGTTAAACAAATATATTCCATTTGAGAAAATTCATTTGACTGTACACTTAGGATTTGGAACTTTTTagtacatgtattatatatatatatatatatata
This window harbors:
- the GNAS gene encoding guanine nucleotide-binding protein G(s) subunit alpha isoform X6, producing the protein MEDAVQILLVFMDSGAGESGKSTIVKQMRILHVNGFNGDEKATKVQDIKNNLKEAIETIVAAMSNLVPPVELANPENQFRVDYILSVMNVPDFDFPPEFYEHAKALWEDEGVRACYERSNEYQLIDCAQYFLDKIDVIKQADYVPSDQDLLRCRVLTSGIFETKFQVDKVNFHMFDVGGQRDERRKWIQCFNDVTAIIFVVASSSYNMVIREDNQTNRLQEALNLFKSIWNNRWLRTISVILFLNKQDLLAEKVLAGKSKIEDYFPEFARYTTPEDATPEPGEDPRVTRAKYFIRDEFLRISTASGDGRHYCYPHFTCAVDTENIRRVFNDCRDIIQRMHLRQYELL
- the GNAS gene encoding guanine nucleotide-binding protein G(s) subunit alpha isoform X4, with amino-acid sequence MEDAVQILLVFMDSGAGESGKSTIVKQMRILHVNGFNGEGGEEDPQAARSNSDGEKATKVQDIKNNLKEAIETIVAAMSNLVPPVELANPENQFRVDYILSVMNVPDFDFPPEFYEHAKALWEDEGVRACYERSNEYQLIDCAQYFLDKIDVIKQADYVPSDQDLLRCRVLTSGIFETKFQVDKVNFHMFDVGGQRDERRKWIQCFNDVTAIIFVVASSSYNMVIREDNQTNRLQEALNLFKSIWNNRWLRTISVILFLNKQDLLAEKVLAGKSKIEDYFPEFARYTTPEDATPEPGEDPRVTRAKYFIRDEFLRISTASGDGRHYCYPHFTCAVDTENIRRVFNDCRDIIQRMHLRQYELL
- the GNAS gene encoding guanine nucleotide-binding protein G(s) subunit alpha isoform X7 — encoded protein: MRILHVNGFNGDEKATKVQDIKNNLKEAIETIVAAMSNLVPPVELANPENQFRVDYILSVMNVPDFDFPPEFYEHAKALWEDEGVRACYERSNEYQLIDCAQYFLDKIDVIKQADYVPSDQDLLRCRVLTSGIFETKFQVDKVNFHMFDVGGQRDERRKWIQCFNDVTAIIFVVASSSYNMVIREDNQTNRLQEALNLFKSIWNNRWLRTISVILFLNKQDLLAEKVLAGKSKIEDYFPEFARYTTPEDATPEPGEDPRVTRAKYFIRDEFLRISTASGDGRHYCYPHFTCAVDTENIRRVFNDCRDIIQRMHLRQYELL
- the GNAS gene encoding guanine nucleotide-binding protein G(s) subunit alpha isoform X3, whose protein sequence is MGCLGNSKTEDQRNEEKAQREANKKIEKQLQKDKQVYRATHRLLLLGAGESGKSTIVKQMRILHVNGFNGDEKATKVQDIKNNLKEAIETIVAAMSNLVPPVELANPENQFRVDYILSVMNVPDFDFPPEFYEHAKALWEDEGVRACYERSNEYQLIDCAQYFLDKIDVIKQADYVPSDQDLLRCRVLTSGIFETKFQVDKVNFHMFDVGGQRDERRKWIQCFNDVTAIIFVVASSSYNMVIREDNQTNRLQEALNLFKSIWNNRWLRTISVILFLNKQDLLAEKVLAGKSKIEDYFPEFARYTTPEDATPEPGEDPRVTRAKYFIRDEFLRISTASGDGRHYCYPHFTCAVDTENIRRVFNDCRDIIQRMHLRQYELL
- the GNAS gene encoding guanine nucleotide-binding protein G(s) subunit alpha isoform X5 — translated: MEDAVQILLVFMDSGAGESGKSTIVKQMRILHVNGFNGDSEKATKVQDIKNNLKEAIETIVAAMSNLVPPVELANPENQFRVDYILSVMNVPDFDFPPEFYEHAKALWEDEGVRACYERSNEYQLIDCAQYFLDKIDVIKQADYVPSDQDLLRCRVLTSGIFETKFQVDKVNFHMFDVGGQRDERRKWIQCFNDVTAIIFVVASSSYNMVIREDNQTNRLQEALNLFKSIWNNRWLRTISVILFLNKQDLLAEKVLAGKSKIEDYFPEFARYTTPEDATPEPGEDPRVTRAKYFIRDEFLRISTASGDGRHYCYPHFTCAVDTENIRRVFNDCRDIIQRMHLRQYELL
- the GNAS gene encoding guanine nucleotide-binding protein G(s) subunit alpha isoform X1 — protein: MGCLGNSKTEDQRNEEKAQREANKKIEKQLQKDKQVYRATHRLLLLGAGESGKSTIVKQMRILHVNGFNGEGGEEDPQAARSNSDGEKATKVQDIKNNLKEAIETIVAAMSNLVPPVELANPENQFRVDYILSVMNVPDFDFPPEFYEHAKALWEDEGVRACYERSNEYQLIDCAQYFLDKIDVIKQADYVPSDQDLLRCRVLTSGIFETKFQVDKVNFHMFDVGGQRDERRKWIQCFNDVTAIIFVVASSSYNMVIREDNQTNRLQEALNLFKSIWNNRWLRTISVILFLNKQDLLAEKVLAGKSKIEDYFPEFARYTTPEDATPEPGEDPRVTRAKYFIRDEFLRISTASGDGRHYCYPHFTCAVDTENIRRVFNDCRDIIQRMHLRQYELL
- the GNAS gene encoding guanine nucleotide-binding protein G(s) subunit alpha isoform X2 translates to MGCLGNSKTEDQRNEEKAQREANKKIEKQLQKDKQVYRATHRLLLLGAGESGKSTIVKQMRILHVNGFNGDSEKATKVQDIKNNLKEAIETIVAAMSNLVPPVELANPENQFRVDYILSVMNVPDFDFPPEFYEHAKALWEDEGVRACYERSNEYQLIDCAQYFLDKIDVIKQADYVPSDQDLLRCRVLTSGIFETKFQVDKVNFHMFDVGGQRDERRKWIQCFNDVTAIIFVVASSSYNMVIREDNQTNRLQEALNLFKSIWNNRWLRTISVILFLNKQDLLAEKVLAGKSKIEDYFPEFARYTTPEDATPEPGEDPRVTRAKYFIRDEFLRISTASGDGRHYCYPHFTCAVDTENIRRVFNDCRDIIQRMHLRQYELL